One genomic window of Elaeis guineensis isolate ETL-2024a chromosome 2, EG11, whole genome shotgun sequence includes the following:
- the LOC105052780 gene encoding uncharacterized protein translates to MEFENLKMNEKEKETLEEFYNKLVQLVNQMKSYDDDIPNKRLNEKILISLPFKFESKIAVIEDTKDISTINVEELTGSLKSSEQKLNRHYKKSIDSAFQSMLDVDSRSIEKRPQESSRGGRCGRGRKRNSRGRGRGSYDRKIEGDNSQKKFRICNRSSHEEKDCWFKGKPQCHNCKKFGHLKKDRRFNSNQQANYIEEKEDEGNLFFACQSVAEQKNDQ, encoded by the coding sequence ATGGAGTTTGAAAATTTGAAGATGaacgagaaagagaaagagacatTAGAGGAATTCTACAATAAGCTTGTTCAGCTTGTTAATCAAATGAAGAGCTATGATGATGACATTCCCAACAAGAGATTAAATGAGAAGATTTTAATCTCTTTACCCTTTAAGTTCGAATCCAAGATTGCCGTAATTGAAGACACTAAAGACATCTCCACCATAAATGTTGAAGAATTGACCGGCTCACTGAAGTCCAGTGAGCAAAAATTGAATCGACACTATAAAAAATCTATTGACAGTGCTTTTCAATCAATGCTCGATGTTGATTCCAGAAGTATAGAAAAAAGACCTCAAGAATCATCTAGAGGTGGAAGGTGTggtagaggaagaaaaagaaattcaAGAGGAAGAGGTAGAGGAAGTTATGATCGAAAAATTGAAGGTGACAACTCTCAAAAGAAGTTTAGAATTTGTAATAGGAGTAGCCATGAAGAGAAGGATTGTTGGTTCAAGGGGAAGCCACAATGCCACAACTGTAAGAAGTTCGGCCACTTGAAGAAGGATCGTCGCTTCAACTCCAACCAGCAAGCAAATTACATCGAGGAAAAAGAAGATGAAGGCAACCTATTTTTTGCATGTCAAAGTGTAGCAGAACAAAAAAATGATCAATGA